The Mycobacteriales bacterium sequence TGACCGGTTCCACGGCGCGGCCGCGGAACTCGTGCCATGACTCACGCACCCGGGCGAGTGCCAGATCGGGGCGACCCCGCGCGACGTCGGGGAGGGACGGCTCAATCAACCGCAGCCAGAAGCGCAGGTACGGGTCGGCCACCCGGTAGCGCGGGTCGTTACCGGAACGAAGCGATACCGGGCGATCCACACTGACCACACGTTTGGCCGAGGTGAGCGTCTGAAGTGAGCGGTTCAGCGGCGTGTGGCCGATGCCCGACCGTGCGCCGATCCCGGTGAAATTCCGTTCTCCCGATCCGATCGTGCTCAGCACGCGCGTTGCCTGGAGTTGCGGGGGGAACTCCGCGGCGAGTACGTTGCGCCCCACGTCGATGAGGTCGGAGTTCTCGTCGCCGAGCTGCCGGTCGAGGAATGCCGCCACGTCAGGGGTATCGCGCCATTCGGCGCAGATGCGAGGGTAACCACCGGTCACTAGATAGGCATCGATGGCGATCGCCGGGTCGTCAGCTTTGATCATCTCCGCGGTGTCGCCGAGCTCGAATGGGTTGACCACCATCTCCTTGACTCGTCCGAACAACGGCCGTTCGTATGTGCCGATCGACTCCATCATCGAGATGTCCGACCCGATCAAG is a genomic window containing:
- a CDS encoding DUF234 domain-containing protein; translated protein: MLFILIGSDISMMESIGTYERPLFGRVKEMVVNPFELGDTAEMIKADDPAIAIDAYLVTGGYPRICAEWRDTPDVAAFLDRQLGDENSDLIDVGRNVLAAEFPPQLQATRVLSTIGSGERNFTGIGARSGIGHTPLNRSLQTLTSAKRVVSVDRPVSLRSGNDPRYRVADPYLRFWLRLIEPSLPDVARGRPDLALARVRESWHEFRGRAVEPVIRASLERIAADDPVLDGTGVVGGYWTRTNNVEVDLVGVDRWPDSRRVTMTGSVKWRERAPFDRRDLAALVGHRARVPGGADAKLIAVSRSGSTITGIDRVYGPADLVAAWHSPTA